A region from the Drosophila mauritiana strain mau12 chromosome 2L, ASM438214v1, whole genome shotgun sequence genome encodes:
- the LOC117141781 gene encoding high mobility group nucleosome-binding domain-containing protein 5, translating into MRPAWQVITLLGLLATALALHSTPDGAMAISAVLLGQDFEDFQPYFAHKQEQEEDQLVAATKHEEHSEGGEEESGEEHHSEHFHKKGGKSKKGHKHGEHSEKGEKGHHDKEGKKGEHGEEEGHEKKHKHSESHHKKKKKGSKGEKGSEFEDHGSYKKGHSIKGKHNVHKLDENKKEKKFYDEDHNEGGEEKHGGFEESKKHKKGSSFKKGHHKKGGHEEHYGKKGHSKKGHKKKGHKGHKKKHEESKKWGHKKEHGKKGGEEHKKKWHKSHKQSSEHDHGHH; encoded by the exons ATGCGGCCGGCTTGGCAAGTGATAACGCTGCTGGGGCTTCTGGCCACGGCTTTGGCCCTCCACTCAACGCCAGATGGGGCAATGGCCATAAGCGCGGTGCTGCTTGGCCAGGACTTTGAGGATTTTCAGCCGTACTTCGCACATAAACAGGAGCAG GAAGAAGATCAGCTAGTGGCCGCCACAAAGCACGAGGAGCATTCCGAGGGTGGCGAGGAGGAATCTGGGGAGGAGCACCACAGCGAGCACTTCCACAAGAAGGGGGGAAAGAGCAAGAAGGGTCACAAGCACGGCGAGCACTCCGAGAAGGGGGAGAAAGGTCACCACGACAAGGAGGGCAAGAAGGGGGAGCACGGCGAGGAGGAGGGTCACGAGAAGAAGCACAAGCACTCCGAGTCCCATcacaagaagaagaagaagggcTCCAAGGGCGAGAAGGGCAGCGAGTTCGAGGATCACGGCTCCTACAAGAAGGGTCACTCCATCAAAGGCAAGCACAATGTCCACAAGCTGGACGAGAACAAGAAGGAGAAGAAGTTTTACGATGAAGATCACAATGAGGGCGGCGAGGAAAAGCACGGCGGATTCGAGGAGTCCAAGAAGCACAAAAAGGGCAGCAGCTTCAAGAAGGGTCACCACAAAAAGGGCGGCCACGAGGAGCACTACGGCAAGAAGGGTCACAGCAAGAAGGGTCACAAGAAGAAGGGCCATAAGGGGCACAAGAAGAAGCACGAGGAGTCCAAGAAGTGGGGCCACAAGAAGGAGCACGGCAAGAAGGGCGGCGAGGAGCACAAGAAGAAGTGGCACAAATCCCACAAACAGAGCAGCGAACACGATCATGGACATCATTAA
- the LOC117139577 gene encoding V-type proton ATPase catalytic subunit A has translation MSNLKRFDDEERESKYGRVFAVSGPVVTAEAMSGSAMYELVRVGYYELVGEIIRLEGDMATIQVYEETSGVTVGDPVLRTGKPLSVELGPGIMGSIFDGIQRPLKDINELTESIYIPKGVNVPSLSRVASWEFNPLNVKVGSHITGGDLYGLVHENTLVKHKMIVNPRAKGTVRYIAPSGNYKVDDVVLETEFDGEITKHTMLQVWPVRQPRPVTEKLPANHPLLTGQRVLDSLFPCVQGGTTAIPGAFGCGKTVISQALSKYSNSDVIIYVGCGERGNEMSEVLRDFPELSVEIDGVTESIMKRTALVANTSNMPVAAREASIYTGITLSEYFRDMGYNVSMMADSTSRWAEALREISGRLAEMPADSGYPAYLGARLASFYERAGRVKCLGNPEREGSVSIVGAVSPPGGDFSDPVTSATLGIVQVFWGLDKKLAQRKHFPSINWLISYSKYMRALDDFYDKNFPEFVPLRTKVKEILQEEEDLSEIVQLVGKASLAETDKITLEVAKLLKDDFLQQNSYSSYDRFCPFYKTVGMLRNIIDFYDMARHSVESTAQSENKITWNVIREAMGNIMYQLSSMKFKDPVKDGEAKIKADFEQLHEDLQQAFRNLED, from the exons ATGTCCAACCTTAAGCGTTTCGATGATGAGGAGCGTGAGTCCAAATATGGACGTGTCTTCGCTGTCTCCGGTCCTG TCGTCACCGCCGAGGCCATGTCTGGATCAGCTATGTACGAGTTGGTCCGCGTCGGCTACTACGAGCTGGTGGGCGAGATCATCCGTCTGGAGGGTGACATGGCCACCATCCAGGTGTACGAGGAGACCTCTGGCGTGACTGTCGGCGATCCGGTGCTGCGTACCGGCAAGCCCCTTTCCGTGGAGCTGGGACCCGGTATCATGGGCAGCATCTTTGACGGTATCCAGCGTCCCCTGAAGGACATTAACGAGCTGACCGAGTCCATCTACATCCCCAAGGGTGTGAACGTGCCCAGTTTGTCGCGCGTGGCCAGCTGGGAGTTCAACCCCCTGAACGTCAAGGTCGGCTCCCACATCACCGGAGGTGACCTGTACGGTCTGGTGCATGAGAACACCCTGGTCAAGCACAAGATGATTGTGAACCCCCGCGCCAAGGGAACAGTGCGTTACATCGCCCCCTCCGGCAACTACAAGGTCGACGATGTCGTCCTGGAGACCGAGTTCGATGGAGAGATCACCAAGCACACCATGTTGCAGGTGTGGCCAGTGCGTCAGCCACGTCCCGTGACCGAGAAGCTGCCGGCCAACCACCCCCTGCTCACCGGACAGCGTGTGCTCGACTCGCTCTTCCCCTGTGTCCAGGGCGGTACCACCGCCATTCCCGGAGCTTTCGGTTGCGGCAAGACTGTGATCTCACAG GCTCTGTCCAAGTACTCCAACTCCGATGTCATCATCTACGTCGGTTGCGGTGAGCGTGGTAACGAGATGTCTGAGGTACTGCGTGACTTCCCCGAGCTGTCCGTGGAGATCGACGGTGTGACCGAGTCCATCATGAAGCGTACCGCCCTTGTGGCCAACACCTCCAACATGCCTGTGGCTGCTCGTGAGGCCTCCATCTACACTGGTATCACCTTGTCCGAATACTTCCGTGATATGGGTTACAACGTGTCCATGATGGCTGATTCCACCTCCCGTTGGGCTGAGGCTCTTCGTGAAATTTCTGGTCGTCTCGCTGAGATGCCTGCCGATTCCGGCTACCCAGCCTACTTGGGAGCTCGTCTGGCCTCCTTCTACGAGCGTGCCGGTCGCGTCAAGTGCTTGGGTAACCCCGAGCGCGAGGGATCCGTGTCCATTGTCGGAGCTGTGTCTCCTCCTGGTGGTGACTTCTCCGATCCCGTGACCTCCGCCACTCTGGGTATCGTGCAGGTGTTCTGGGGTCTCGACAAGAAGCTGGCCCAGCGCAAGCACTTCCCCTCGATCAACTGGCTCATCTCCTACTCGAAGTACATGCGGGCTCTGGATGACTTCTATGACAAGAACTTCCCCGAATTCGTGCCACTGCGTACCAAGGTCAAGGAGATCctgcaggaggaggaggatctGTCTGAGATCGTGCAACTGGTCGGCAAGGCTTCTCTGGCCGAGACCGACAAGATCACGCTGGAGGTGGCCAAGCTGCTGAAGGACGATTTCCTGCAGCAGAACTCCTACTCCTCGTACGATCGCTTCTGCCCCTTCTACAAGACCGTGGGCATGCTGAGGAACATCATCGACTTCTACGACATGGCCCGTCACTCCGTGGAGTCTACGGCTCAGTCTGAGAACAAGATCACCTGGAACGTGATTCGTGAGGCTATGGGCAACATTATGTACCAGCTGTCGTCCATGAAGTTCAAG GACCCTGTTAAGGATGGTGAGGCCAAGATCAAGGCTGACTTCGAGCAGCTGCACGAGGACCTGCAGCAGGCCTTCAGGAATCTGGAGGACTAG
- the LOC117139570 gene encoding V-type proton ATPase catalytic subunit A: MEKKSWVAPLTSFTNSNASNEDRPRNSGSVNQDGNPRSMPHPAVPAKKCTCPSCACQRNDHTANPVPPPPQPRKPAAEPESPHDTVNDEDSLKDMRRSTDQSHKSAHIALEKNEDSGFVIEQVVDMHKYSSDEEEEEETMGRIFGVSGPVVNAEEMAGAAMYELVRVGHSQLVGEIIRLEGDMATIQVYEDTSGVSVGDPVYQTGKPLSVELGPGIMGSIFDGIQRPLRSISELTNSIYVPKGIDTPSLPRNIAYEFTPGKLKIDALITGGDIYGSVFENSMMHDHRLILPPRCKGRIRWLAPPGNYCVDEVIVETEFNDEVTKHTMLQVWPVRKCRPVEDKLPSNSPLLTGQRVLDAFFPCVQGGTTAIPGAFGCGKTVISQALSKYSNSDVIIYVGCGERGNEMSEVLRDFPQLEVEVNGTMESIMKRTALVANTSNMPVAAREASIYTGITLSEYFRDMGYHVSMMADSTSRWAEALREISGRLAEMPADAGYPAYLGARLASFYERAGLVKCLGSPDREGSVSIVGAVSPPGGDFSDPVTSATLSIVQVFWGLDKKLAQRKHFPSVNWLQSYSKYMRTLDTYYEESNPEFTHLRAKAKKVLQEEDDLAEIVQLVGKSSLNEEDKITLEVAKMLKDDFLQQNSYSQYDAYCPFFKTIGMLKNMMTFYDAAILSVQNTADNEARVTWGLIRIKAAHILYELSTMKFIDPKLGEATVLESMNKLHDNILSTFREIEDNVEDY, encoded by the exons atggAAAAGAAGTCCTGGGTTGCACCGCTCACCTCGTTCACCAACAGTAACGCAAGTAACGAAGACAGACCCCGCAACTCGGGATCGGTAAACCAAGATGGGAACCCAAGGTCCATGCCTCACCCAGCAGTTCCGGCTAAGAAGTGCACATGTCCCAGCTGCGCTTGCCAACGTAATGACCATACAGCCAATCCGGTACCCCCTCCGCCTCAACCACGCAAGCCCGCAGCCGAGCCGGAAAGCCCCCACGATACAGTCAATGACGAGGACAGTTTGAAGGACATGAGACGTTCGACGGACCAATCCCACAAGAGCGCTCACATCGCATTGGAGAAGAATGAGGACTCGGGTTTTGTGATCGAGCAGGTGGTTGATATGCACAAATATTCGTCGGAtgaggaagaggaggaggagacgATGGGTCGCATTTTCGGAGTCTCCGGTCCGGTGGTCAATGCCGAGGAGATGGCCGGCGCAGCCATGTACGAGCTGGTTCGCGTCGGACACTCCCAGCTAGTTGGTGAGATCATTCGACTGGAGGGTGACATGGCCACCATTCAGGTTTACGAGGATACTTCGGGTGTGAGCGTGGGTGATCCCGTCTACCAGACGGGAAAACCGCTCTCCGTGGAATTGGGACCCGGCATCATGGGCAGCATTTTCGATGGAATCCAGCGACCATTGAGGTCCATCAGTGAACTAACCAACTCCATATACGTGCCCAAGGGCATCGATACGCCCTCGCTGCCCAGGAACATTGCGTACGAATTCACACCCGGAAAATTAAAGATCGATGCTCTGATCACCGGCGGGGACATCTACGGGTCTGTTTTCGAAAACAGCATGATGCACGATCACCGCCTGATACTACCACCCCGCTGCAAGGGTCGCATCCGCTGGTTGGCCCCGCCCGGAAACTACTGCGTGGACGAGGTCATCGTGGAGACGGAGTTCAACGACGAGGTCACGAAGCACACCATGCTCCAGGTGTGGCCCGTACGCAAGTGTCGTCCGGTGGAGGATAAGCTCCCCAGCAATTCACCACTCCTGACTGGCCAGCGCGTCCTGGACGCCTTCTTTCCATGTGTCCAGGGTGGAACCACCGCCATTCCGGGAGCGTTTGGATGTGGAAAGACCGTCATCTCGCAG GCCCTGTCCAAGTACTCCAACTCCGATGTCATCATCTACGTGGGCTGCGGCGAGCGCGGGAACGAAATGTCCGAGGTTCTCCGGGACTTTCCGCAGCTTGAGGTTGAGGTCAACGGCACCATGGAGTCGATTATGAAGCGGACTGCCCTGGTGGCCAATACCTCCAATATGCCGGTGGCTGCCCGAGAAGCCTCCATCTACACGGGCATCACCCTCTCGGAATACTTCCGCGACATGGGGTACCATGTGTCCATGATGGCGGACTCCACATCTCGATGGGCGGAGGCGCTGCGTGAGATCTCCGGACGTCTGGCCGAGATGCCTGCCGATGCTGGCTATCCGGCTTACTTGGGAGCTCGACTGGCCTCCTTCTACGAGAGAGCCGGACTGGTGAAGTGCCTGGGCAGTCCCGATCGTGAGGGATCCGTGTCCATTGTGGGAGCTGTGTCGCCTCCCGGTGGCGACTTCTCTGATCCCGTGACCTCCGCCACCCTGAGTATCGTTCAGGTCTTTTGGGGTCTGGACAAGAAGCTGGCCCAGAGGAAGCACTTTCCATCGGTGAACTGGCTGCAATCGTACTCCAAGTACATGCGCACTCTGGACACTTACTACGAGGAGTCCAATCCGGAGTTCACCCATCTGCGAGCCAAGGCCAAGAAGGTATTGCAGGAGGAGGATGACCTGGCGGAAATCGTCCAACTGGTGGGCAAGTCGTCGTTGAACGAGGAGGACAAGATCACTCTCGAGGTGGCCAAGATGCTGAAGGATGACTTCCTGCAGCAGAACTCGTATAGTCAATACGATGCCTACTGCCCCTTCTTCAAGACCATTGGCATGCTGAAGAACATGATGACCTTCTATGATGCGGCCATCCTGTCGGTGCAGAATACGGCTGACAATGAGGCGCGTGTAACCTGGGGCTTGATCCGGATAAAAGCCGCTCATATTCTTTACGAGCTCTCCACCATGAagttcattgatcccaagctggGCGAAGCGACTGTCCTGGAGAGCATGAACAAGCTACATGACAATATCCTTTCAACTTTCCGGGAGATAGAGGATAATGTCGAGGACTATTAG